The Glycine soja cultivar W05 chromosome 8, ASM419377v2, whole genome shotgun sequence genome has a window encoding:
- the LOC114423190 gene encoding transcription factor SRM1-like — protein sequence MTVDEVGSSSEWSKEQDKAFENALAIHPEDASDRWEKIAADVPGKTLEEIKHHYELLVEDVNQIESGCVPLPSYNSSPEGSTSHASDEGAGKKGGHSWNSNNESNHGTKASRSDQERRKGIAWTEDEHRLFLLGLEKYGKGDWRSISRNFVVTRTPTQVASHAQKYFIRLNSMNKDRRRSSIHDITSVNNGDVSALQGPITGQTNGSAANCAGKSTKPPPPTPTAAPGVGIYAAPTIGQPIGGPLVSAVGTPVMNLPPPAHIAYGLGAPVPRAVVPGAPMNLGPVPYPMSHTSAHR from the exons ATGACTGTGGATGAAGTCGGTAGTAGCTCTGAGTGGAGCAAAGAACAGGATAAAGCATTTGAAAATGCCTTGGCAATTCATCCTGAGGATGCTTCAGACCGATGGGAGAAGATTGCGGCTGATGTACCGGGGAAAACCTTGGAAGAGATTAAACACCACTATGAGCTATTGGTTGAAGATGTTAACCAGATTGAATCTGGTTGTGTGCCTTTACCATCTTATAATTCTTCTCCAGAGGGCTCAACAAGCCATGCTAGTGATGAAGGAGCTGGCAAGAAGGGAGGCCACTCTTGGAATAGTAACAACGAATCTAATCATGGAACCAAGGCTTCAAGATCAGATCAGGAACGGCGAAAGGGTATTGCATGGACAGAGGATGAACACAG GTTATTCCTCCTTGGCTTGGAAAAGTATGGAAAAGGTGACTGGCGAAGTATATCAAGAAACTTTGTGGTGACAAGAACACCTACACAAGTAGCAAGCCACgcccaaaaatactttattCGCTTGAACTCCATGAATAAAGACAGAAGGCGATCCAGCATACACGATATCACCAGTGTCAACAATGGAGACGTTTCAGCACTTCAAGGACCAATTACTGGCCAAACAAATGGTTCTGCAGCGAATTGTGCCGGAAAATCAACCAAACCACCCCCTCCAACCCCAACTGCTGCCCCAGGTGTAGGAATATATGCTGCTCCTACCATTGGACAACCTATAGGTGGACCCCTTGTATCTGCTGTTGGCACCCCAGTGATGAACCTTCCTCCCCCGGCACACATAGCATATGGTCTTGGAGCACCAGTTCCCAGGGCAGTTGTTCCTGGAGCACCAATGAACTTAGGTCCTGTGCCATACCCTATGTCACATACATCTGCTCATAGATGA